In Porites lutea chromosome 9, jaPorLute2.1, whole genome shotgun sequence, a single window of DNA contains:
- the LOC140947651 gene encoding uncharacterized protein: protein MESSNQDDILRNAVRQNLDKWLQKLDCSGNVEKKLEYKLKFVEKLRSSPVAVETERANEQHYEVPTDFFRTVLGRRLKYSSCLWPEDVSTLEEAEDAMLRLVCERAKVEDGQSLMDLGCGWGSLALWLCEKYPNCKVTTVSNSSTQQEWIESEAGRKGFIDRITCIKSDANVFDTHLKFDRIISVEMFEHMKNYEQLMSRVASWLKPFGYLFVQILCHREFAYNFNTKKNSDTEWMARNFFSGGTMPSSDLLLYFQKDLCIEKHWQVNGNHYARTLEAWLVKMDQHASKVQRIFEKTYGSDEVDQQVFNWRMFFIYCAEVFAFRGGNEWIVAHYLFRKKMNSSL, encoded by the exons ATGGAGTCAAGTAATCAAGACGATATTTTGCGAAACGCAGTGCGTCAAAACTTAGACAAATGGCTGCAAAAATTAGATTGTTCTGGgaacgttgaaaaaaagttgGAGTATAAATTGAAGTTTGTAGAGAAGCTTCGTTCCTCGCCAGTAGCAGTTGAGACCGAACGGGCGAACGAGCAACACTATGAAGTACCCACCGACTTTTTTAGAACC GTTCTTGGGAGAAGACTCAAGTACAGTAGCTGCCTGTGGCCAGAAGATGTCTCCACTTTAGAAGAAG CGGAAGATGCAATGCTTAGGCTTGTCTGTGAGAGGGCCAAGGTAGAAGATGGACAGTCACTTATG GACCTAGGATGTGGCTGGGGAAGTCTAGCACTGTGGCTGTGTGAGAAGTACCCCAACTGTAAAGTAACTACTGTATCAAACTCCAGCACACAGCAAGAATGGATTGAATCTGAGGCTGGCAGGAAAGGCTTTATTGATAGGATCACCTGCATTAAGTCAGATGCTAATGTATTTGACACTCACTTAAAATTTGACAGGATTATTTCTGTTGAAATGTTCGAG CACATGAAAAACTATGAACAACTTATGTCCCGAGTAGCCAGCTGGCTTAAACCGTTCGGTTATCTGTTTGTCCAAATTTTATGTCACCGTGAGTTTGCCTATAACTTCAACACCAAGAAGAATTCTGACACGGAATGGATGGCGCGAAATTTTTTCAGCGGCGGTACCATGCCTTCGTCAGATCTGCTTCTATACTTTCAAAAGGATCTGTGTATTGAGAAGCACTGGCAGGTTAATGGAAATCACTACGCGCGTACCTTGGAAGCTTGGCTTGTCAAAATGGATCAACACGCAAGTAAAGTGCAGCGCATATTTGAGAAAACATACGGCAGCGATGAAGTTGATCAGCAAGTTTTCAATTGGCgcatgttttttatttattgtgcTGAAGTCTTTGCATTCAGGGGTGGTAACGAGTGGATAGTCGCACATTACCTCTTCCGAAAAAAGATGAACAGTAGTTTGTAG
- the LOC140947523 gene encoding uncharacterized protein, whose amino-acid sequence MYLHSLNVRDNALYTTSILGNMNGKPETTTNDPYRHDDNLQESRFFLVLVNFIRAAELMEHTVLIPSVLMDLTVNSLIPCLNLNEIYLSQETDLRTFCLVVKSIKIQLTEGCSFFEVTEETDEENRIEIQVQSKLKELCKQLRPLIGQAKYLGYAAEELALSMKPVSFQEFTEQEHQHACLYDDHTTCNLRATLETFLHEADQMIEEILFPNLLKSFSASDYGCSMNKAEQTLYDLYVSLLQVRSVLLDSQNIHYENLENSTLYQTILKLKNVLCSYTSIVDKIVLKYLQEVHEDY is encoded by the coding sequence ATGTACCTTCATTCACTTAATGTAAGAGATAATGCACTCTACACAACTAGTATTTTAGGCAATATGAATGGTAAACCAGAAACAACAACGAATGACCCGTATCGACACGACGACAACCTCCAGGAGTCACGGTTTTTTTTGGTGCTTGTTAACTTTATCCGAGCCGCTGAACTTATGGAACACACAGTTTTAATTCCTAGTGTCTTAATGGATTTAACGGTGAACTCCTTAATTCCTTGTCTAAATTTGAATGAAATTTATTTAAGTCAAGAAACGGATTTGAGGACATTTTGCCTCGTGGTAAAATCAATTAAGATTCAGCTGACAGAAGGTTGTAGTTTTTTCGAGGTCACTGAGGAGACTGACGAAGAAAACCGGATCGAAATACAAGTACAGTCGAAACTGAAAGAACTGTGCAAGCAACTACGGCCCCTAATAGGTCAAGCTAAATATCTTGGCTATGCTGCTGAAGAACTGGCCTTGTCTATGAAACCGGTCTCTTTTCAAGAATTTACTGAACAGGAGCATCAACATGCATGTCTTTATGATGACCACACAACCTGTAATTTACGTGCGACTTTGGAAACGTTTCTGCATGAAGCGGACCAGATGATAGAAGAAATTCTCTTTCCCAACCTTTTGAAGTCTTTCAGTGCTTCTGATTACGGCTGTAGCATGAATAAAGCGGAACAGACCTTATATGACTTGTATGTTAGCTTGCTTCAAGTAAGAAGCGTATTGCTTGATTCCCAAAATATTCATTACGAGAATCTTGAAAATTCCACTCTCTATCAAACAATTTTGAAGTTGAAAAACGTTTTATGCAGTTATACTAGTATTGTAGATAAAATTGTGCTGAAATATCTTCAAGAGGTTCATGAAGATTATTAG
- the LOC140947818 gene encoding tolloid-like protein 2 — MVFVRGFILTSLALLLKEVPFVAGQCGGYVDFRNLVYGGTGSIKIPDSPYTNYGRNLNCQWRLLAPINQRVLIYFTSFDLDNCCSCDYVKIHDGFGSYANVSKLACGRDLPEPVYSSGRYLYITFRSDDYIGGKGFVAKYRALSSFSGCPSIDTSASVGVIYSPRFPSNYPNGRTCTWNITVPSWKKITLNFTHFDLQGYRFRSCPYDYVEVRSGYGFKYCGTRSPFTVTRYGSVSVTFYSNSYTTRSGFLAFYQKETSYLPTTYPYRYTLAPTTYPYYFTTSGYHSTVYTCNSYLRTIRIYVGKSSGSKTIQSPNYRRYYDNSCSYEIETAEGYVLRLTFVRMSISSCSGCSCGYVQVYEGSNGKYSSGSSLLGKFCNGHYPTTVTTRSNKMSVYFYSDNSYNTFQATVISEKEKSNAAAIAVPVVIAVVLFAIIFIVIKCTKVKRSATPTGSRSTTTTNVVSLQTFNAPVPTPQLPPQNTEEIPPSYQEATDHTQGVTNMPAMPRDTGHL, encoded by the exons ATGGTATTTGTAAGAGGATTTATCCTGACTTCCTTGG ctcTCCTTTTGAAAGAGGTTCCGTTCGTAGCAGGAC AGTGTGGAGGGTATGTCGATTTTAGAAATCTGGTGTATGGCGGGACTGGTTCGATCAAGATTCCTGACAGCCCTTACACCAACTATGGACGCAATTTGAATTGCCAGTGGCGTTTACTGGCACCTATAAATCAGAGAGTCCTCATTTACTTCACGTCCTTCGATCTGGATAACTGTTGCTCTTGTGACTACGTGAAAATACACGATGGTTTTGGATCCTACGCAAATGTTTCGAAATTAGCCTGTGGCAGAGACCTTCCTGAGCCGGTTTATTCATCAGGCAGATACCTTTACATAACCTTCCGATCAGATGATTACATCGGGGGCAAGGGGTTTGTAGCCAAGTACAGGGCACTGAGCAGTTTTTCAG GTTGTCCATCGATTGATACTTCAGCTTCTGTTGGCGTTATTTACAGTCCTCGGTTCCCATCGAACTATCCAAACGGCAGGACTTGTACGTGGAACATTACAGTGCCGTCATGGAAGAAGATAACATTGAATTTCACCCATTTCGACTTACAGGGTTACAGGTTTCGTAGCTGTCCCTACGATTACGTTGAAGTGCGCAGCGGATACGGCTTTAAGTACTGCGGTACTCGAAGCCCATTCACCGTCACTAGATACGGATCCGTTAGTGTGACATTCTACTCTAACAGCTACACTACTCGTTCAGGATTTCTGGCATTTTACCAAAAGGAAACAAGTTATCTGCCAACAACGTATCCATATCGTTATACGTTGGCCCCGACAACTTATCCGTACTATTTCACGACCTCTGGTTACCACTCTACAGTCTACACCTGCAATTCATATCTGCGCACAATAC GAATCTATGTCGGAAAATCCAGCGGATCGAAAACTATTCAAAGCCCAAATTACAGGCGCTACTACGATAACTCATGCTCTTATGAAATTGAAACAGCTGAGGGTTACGTCCTTCGTTTGACCTTTGTCCGTATGTCAATCTCAAGCTGCTCTGGATGCTCTTGTGGATACGTACAGGTGTATGAAGGTTCAAATGGTAAATATTCATCGGGTTCCTCCCTTCTTGGAAAGTTCTGCAATGGTCATTACCCAACGACAGTGACTACTCGCTCAAACAAAATGTCAGTGTACTTTTATAgcgacaacagttacaacactTTTCAGGCGACAGTCATTTCAGAAAAAG AGAAAAGTAACGCTGCTGCCATTGCAGTGCCTGTTGTCATAGCAGTTGTTCTATTTGCCATCATATTCATTGTTATCAAATGTACCAAGGTAAAGCGTTCTGCTACACCAACTGGATCGAGGTCTACCACAACCACAAATGTAGTTTCACTACAAACCTTCAATGCACCGGTTCCAACTCCACAATTACCACCGCAGAATACAGAGGAAATCCCGCCTTCCTATCAAGAAGCAACTGATCACACCCAAGGTGTTACAAACATGCCCGCCATGCCACGTGACACGGGACATCTGTAA